The Pelmatolapia mariae isolate MD_Pm_ZW linkage group LG9, Pm_UMD_F_2, whole genome shotgun sequence genome has a segment encoding these proteins:
- the atp6v1ab gene encoding V-type proton ATPase catalytic subunit A, with amino-acid sequence MDMSKLPKIRDEERESQFGYVHGVSGPVVTATAMAGAAMYELVRVGHSELVGEIIRLEGDMATIQVYEETSGVSVGDPVLRTGKPLSVELGPGIMGSIFDGIQRPLKDINDLTQSIYIPRGVNIGALNRDLKWEFSPSKSLRAGSHITGGDIYGMVYENSLIKHKIMLPPKNRGTVTYVAPPGNYDITDVVMELEFEGVKEKFTMVQVWPVRQVRPVTEKLPANHPLLTGQRVLDALFPCVQGGTTAIPGAFGCGKTVISQSLSKYSNSDVIIYVGCGERGNEMSEVLRDFPELTMEVDGKTESIMKRTALVANTSNMPVAAREASIYTGITLSEYFRDMGYNVSMMADSTSRWAEALREISGRLAEMPADSGYPAYLGARLASFYERAGRVKCLGNPEREGSVSIVGAVSPPGGDFSDPVTSATLGIVQVFWGLDKKLAQRKHFPSVNWLISYSKYTRALDEYYDKHFPEFVPLRTKAKEILQEEEDLAEIVQLVGKASLAETDKITLEVAKLIKDDFLQQNGYTPYDRFCPFYKTVGILSNMIAFYDMARHAVETTAQSDNKITWAIIREHMGEILYRISSMKFKDPVKDGEAKIKAEYAQLVEDMQNAFRTLEE; translated from the exons ATGGACATGTCCAAGCTGCCCAAGATCAGGGATGAGGAGAGGGAGAGCCAGTTTGGATACGTTCACGGAGTCTCCGGACCAG TGGTGACAGCGACGGCCATGGCAGGAGCAGCCATGTATGAGCTGGTCCGTGTCGGCCACAGTGAGCTGGTGGGAGAGATTATCAGGCTGGAGGGAGACATGGCCACCATCCAGGTCTACGAAGAGACAT CTGGTGTGTCTGTGGGCGATCCTGTGCTCCGCACGGGGAAACCTCTTTCAGTCGAGCTGGGTCCAGGAATCATGGGCTCTATCTTTGATGGTATCCAACGACCTCTGAAGGACATTAATGACCTCACACAAAGCATCTACATTCccagaggtgtaaatattggAGCCCTCAACCGAGACCTCAAGTGGGAGTTTTCTCCCAGCAAGAGTCTGCGG GCTGGCAGTCACATCACAGGCGGCGACATCTATGGTATGGTGTACGAGAACTCCCTCATTAAGCACAAGATCATGCTGCCTCCTAAAAACAGAGGCACCGTGACCTACGTGGCTCCGCCTGGAAACTATGATATCACT GATGTGGTGATGGAGCTGGAGTTTGAAGGCGTGAAGGAGAAGTTCACCATGGTGCAGGTGTGGCCTGTCAGACAAGTGCGGCCCGTCACAGAGAAGCTGCCCGCCAATCACCCGCTGCTGACCGGACAGAGAGTGCTGGACGCCCTTTTCCC ATGTGTGCAAGGAGGAACCACAGCTATCCCAGGAGCCTTTGGCTGTGGAAAGACTGTCATCTCTCAGTCCCTGTCCAAATACTCCAACAGTGATGTCATCATCTACGTAGGCTGTGGGGAGCGTGGAAATGAGATGTCAGAAGTATTGAGAGACTTCCCTGAA CTGACGATGGAGGTGGATGGAAAGACGGAGAGCATCATGAAGAGAACAGCGCTGGTGGCCAACACCTCTAACATGCCCGTAGCTGCCAGAGAAGCCTCCATCTACACAG GAATCACTCTGTCTGAGTACTTCAGAGACATGGGGTACAACGTGAGCATGATGGCCGACTCCACCTCCCGTTGGGCTGAGGCTCTCAGGGAGATTTCTGGACGTCTAGCTGAGATGCCTGCTG ACAGTGGTTATCCTGCGTATCTGGGTGCCCGACTCGCCTCCTTTTATGAGCGTGCCGGAAGAGTGAAGTGCCTGGGCAACCCAGAGAGGGAAGGCAGCGTCAGTATTGTAGGCGC tgtatcgccccctggtggtgaCTTCTCTGATCCTGTTACCTCAGCCACACTTGGTATTGTTCAG GTGTTCTGGGGTTTGGATAAGAAGCTGGCTCAGAGGAAGCACTTCCCGTCCGTCAACTGGCTCATCAGCTACAGCAAATACACCCGCGCCCTGGATGAATATTATGACAAGCACTTCCCTGAATTTGTACCTTTGCGTACTAAGGCGAAGGAGATcctgcaggaggaagaggaccTGGCAGAGATTGTGCAGCTTGTCGGAAAG GCCTCACTGGCAGAAACAGATAAAATCACACTGGAAGTGGCCAAACTGATCAAAGATGACTTCCTGCAGCAGAACGGTTACACTCCTTATGACAG GTTCTGTCCCTTCTACAAGACAGTGGGCATTCTCTCCAACATGATAGCTTTCTATGACATGGCACGGCACGCGGTGGAAACCACAGCTCAGAGCGACAACAAAATCACCTGGGCCATAATCAGGGAGCACATGGGAGAAATCCTCTACAGGATCAGCTCCATGAAATTCAAG GACCCGGTTAAGGATGGTGAAGCCAAGATCAAGGCCGAGTATGCACAGCTGGTGGAGGACATGCAGAACGCCTTCCGTACCTTGGAGGAATAG